A genomic segment from Paenibacillus sp. FSL K6-1096 encodes:
- a CDS encoding AI-2E family transporter, with the protein MLPLYKKYWRTFFDIGLVILTVYLVMLAFSKLYQLAAPVFLSFFVFLLIEPLARFLNRKGMAKPFASAISVVLFLVILLGVLFGAGLLITTQVIRLQHNLPHYTYIIQQHFTDTTNYLQHKIDALPADVTDKLNGYFTDATNILSKWMVAFFKYMVGVLGSFSSFMANFGIAIILAFFLSMEIKDWRRIAHEKLPRTFKNAYAFLQGNVFKAIGSYLKAQLILISITFVIILVGLLILRTGNVITIALVCALVDVLPLLGVPAVLIPWIIYLFIVGNTPLAIGLIVLLAVVMVVRQLLEPKITGNSIGVSSAFLMLSFVILSSSLFGIAGLILSPILLILLKELIQQGYLQQWIHLPEEEFVVSPFAASQASTAGGPVSGDPAAEVPAEPSPARQGTQTPVEPGSGSDNNPNT; encoded by the coding sequence ATGCTGCCACTGTACAAAAAATATTGGCGCACCTTTTTCGACATCGGGCTGGTCATTCTTACGGTATACCTCGTGATGCTTGCCTTCAGCAAGCTGTACCAGCTGGCCGCACCGGTATTTCTGTCCTTTTTTGTCTTTCTGCTGATAGAGCCGCTGGCCCGCTTCCTGAACCGCAAGGGGATGGCCAAGCCTTTTGCCTCCGCAATCTCGGTGGTGTTGTTCCTGGTGATCCTGCTGGGCGTGCTGTTCGGTGCAGGCCTGCTCATTACGACCCAGGTGATCCGCCTTCAGCACAATCTGCCTCACTATACATACATCATTCAGCAGCATTTCACCGATACGACCAATTATCTTCAGCATAAGATTGATGCGCTCCCGGCTGATGTGACGGATAAGCTGAACGGCTACTTCACGGATGCCACCAATATTCTCTCGAAGTGGATGGTTGCCTTCTTCAAGTATATGGTCGGAGTGCTTGGTTCTTTCTCCTCCTTCATGGCCAACTTCGGGATTGCGATCATTCTGGCCTTCTTCCTGAGCATGGAGATCAAGGACTGGCGAAGAATAGCCCATGAGAAGCTGCCGAGAACGTTCAAGAACGCTTATGCGTTCCTTCAGGGCAATGTATTCAAGGCCATCGGTTCTTATCTGAAAGCCCAGCTGATCCTGATCAGCATCACCTTCGTCATTATACTGGTAGGCTTGCTAATTCTGCGCACAGGCAATGTGATCACCATCGCACTGGTCTGCGCACTGGTTGATGTGCTGCCGCTGCTCGGCGTACCGGCGGTGCTGATCCCCTGGATCATCTACCTGTTCATTGTCGGCAACACGCCGCTGGCCATCGGCCTGATTGTGCTGCTGGCGGTGGTGATGGTGGTAAGACAGCTGCTTGAGCCCAAAATCACCGGGAACTCGATCGGCGTCTCCTCCGCCTTCCTGATGCTCTCGTTCGTCATTCTCTCCTCGTCCCTGTTCGGGATCGCCGGACTTATCCTGTCGCCGATTCTGCTCATTCTCCTGAAGGAGCTGATTCAGCAGGGCTATCTCCAGCAATGGATTCACCTGCCGGAGGAGGAATTCGTCGTGTCTCCCTTCGCCGCCTCCCAGGCTTCTACTGCGGGCGGTCCGGTGAGCGGTGATCCGGCGGCAGAGGTTCCTGCGGAGCCGTCGCCAGCCAGACAGGGTACTCAGACTCCGGTGGAACCGGGCTCGGGCTCTGACAATAATCCAAATACCTGA
- a CDS encoding polysaccharide deacetylase family protein produces MQTLLLWLFYISTFYAFIPGMISRLFGYRVFRKGIGRTDYCLTFDDGPDPHYTPLLLDLLKRYGVKATFFVVGSHAEQHPGIIKRMHEEGHLIGIHNYVHKTNWLMRPATVRKQIDQTSDIIFAITGERSTYYRPPWGIVNLFDFSKRRQVQIVLWSAMFGDWKEKLGVERLTEKLLAKLGPGEVMLLHDCGTTLGADPNAPEHMLIALERMLEEAEQRGLKSVRIDEMIRAVRSSPVTGLSFGKRLLVGLWLGWEKLFQLLFQIKTVTPQEPFLHYRVRKYQGRTVLMDNGESLIKGDKVIELHFDNRQLFELGVNSRSIAQLAIRLIRRMEKDLPLLAERIAGDVELAEAKALYGVSMINRGPEKFGFMVLDLPGGLFASSTKFYLRILMGVLHPSGGARLKVRSDQLVPKMMLLPVSQLLDQMNCRHPQKPVPQERMREEDLALNAELPGATAVH; encoded by the coding sequence ATGCAGACTTTGCTGCTCTGGCTATTTTACATTTCTACCTTTTATGCTTTTATTCCCGGCATGATCAGCCGCTTGTTTGGCTATCGTGTCTTCCGCAAAGGAATCGGCCGTACGGATTATTGCCTGACCTTCGATGACGGGCCTGATCCGCATTATACACCATTACTGCTCGATCTGCTGAAGCGCTACGGGGTGAAGGCCACCTTCTTCGTTGTCGGCTCCCATGCGGAGCAGCACCCCGGGATTATCAAGCGCATGCATGAGGAAGGGCATCTGATCGGGATTCATAATTATGTCCATAAGACGAACTGGCTGATGCGTCCGGCCACGGTAAGGAAGCAGATTGACCAGACCAGCGACATCATCTTCGCGATTACCGGCGAGCGCAGTACGTATTACCGCCCGCCTTGGGGAATTGTGAACCTGTTTGATTTCTCCAAGCGCCGGCAGGTGCAGATTGTGCTGTGGTCGGCGATGTTCGGCGACTGGAAAGAGAAGCTCGGGGTTGAGCGGCTGACTGAGAAGCTGCTTGCCAAGCTGGGACCTGGCGAAGTTATGCTGCTTCATGACTGCGGCACCACGCTCGGCGCTGATCCGAATGCGCCGGAGCATATGCTGATTGCGCTGGAGCGGATGCTGGAGGAGGCCGAGCAGCGCGGCCTGAAGAGCGTGCGGATTGATGAGATGATCCGGGCGGTGCGCAGCTCCCCTGTCACCGGCCTGTCGTTCGGCAAGCGGCTGCTCGTCGGACTATGGCTGGGCTGGGAGAAGCTCTTTCAGCTGCTGTTCCAGATCAAGACGGTTACGCCGCAAGAGCCGTTCCTGCATTACCGCGTACGCAAGTATCAGGGCAGAACGGTCCTGATGGATAACGGTGAGTCCCTCATCAAAGGCGACAAGGTGATCGAGCTGCATTTCGATAACAGACAGCTGTTCGAGCTAGGGGTGAATTCCCGTTCCATCGCCCAGCTGGCAATCCGCCTGATCCGCCGGATGGAGAAGGATCTGCCGCTGCTGGCCGAGCGGATTGCCGGTGATGTGGAGCTGGCTGAGGCCAAGGCGCTCTACGGCGTCAGCATGATTAACCGCGGGCCGGAGAAATTCGGCTTCATGGTGCTGGATCTGCCGGGCGGGCTGTTCGCCAGCAGCACCAAGTTCTACCTCAGAATCCTGATGGGAGTGCTTCATCCGTCAGGCGGGGCGAGACTCAAGGTGCGCAGTGACCAGCTGGTGCCCAAGATGATGCTGTTGCCGGTATCGCAGCTGCTGGACCAGATGAACTGCCGGCATCCGCAGAAGCCGGTGCCGCAGGAGCGGATGCGGGAAGAGGATTTGGCGCTTAACGCTGAACTGCCTGGAGCAACGGCCGTTCATTGA
- a CDS encoding glycosidase codes for MRINRHPENPIVVPGKYDWRLATVFNPAVIKDNGKFYMIERTAGSLTPCKNYLGLLESEDGVHFTHVKDEPVVTPDMLGFPYGSVQDPRIVKIGDVFYMSFALRPCAMNYYPTGTGIPERSIPKYPDGWGEEEGHWLTRSILMSSRNLTDWEYVSTTTPIEINDRNNMLFPEKIGGKYALLRRPEEYIGEAYGTEQAAIWISYSEDLKNWEAPSLLAKAENSWENKKIGASTPPIRTEQGWLLLYHGVDDDTVYRLGAMLLDLEDPSKVLARTKEFIMEPETYYEKFGYQIPNVIFPTGCVLDDGILHIYYGVTDTAIALATVPLSDMLEHLLGQGGIVNELQL; via the coding sequence TTGAGAATCAACAGACATCCGGAGAATCCGATTGTGGTGCCCGGCAAGTATGACTGGCGTCTGGCTACGGTATTTAATCCGGCAGTGATTAAGGATAACGGGAAATTCTATATGATTGAACGGACGGCAGGCTCCCTGACGCCGTGTAAAAATTACCTGGGTCTGCTGGAAAGCGAAGACGGTGTGCATTTCACCCATGTGAAGGACGAGCCGGTGGTTACCCCGGATATGCTCGGCTTTCCGTACGGCAGTGTACAGGACCCGAGAATTGTGAAAATAGGGGATGTGTTCTACATGAGCTTCGCACTCCGTCCCTGTGCCATGAATTATTATCCGACAGGAACCGGTATTCCGGAGCGTTCGATTCCTAAATATCCCGACGGCTGGGGAGAAGAGGAAGGCCACTGGCTGACCCGCTCCATTCTGATGTCCTCCCGCAATCTGACGGACTGGGAGTATGTCAGCACTACAACTCCCATCGAGATCAACGACCGCAACAATATGCTGTTCCCGGAGAAAATAGGCGGCAAATACGCGCTGCTCCGCAGACCCGAGGAATACATCGGTGAGGCTTACGGAACGGAGCAGGCGGCAATCTGGATCTCTTATTCAGAGGATCTGAAGAACTGGGAGGCCCCGAGTCTGCTGGCCAAAGCAGAGAACAGCTGGGAGAACAAAAAGATCGGTGCCTCCACTCCGCCCATTCGTACGGAGCAGGGCTGGCTGCTGCTGTACCACGGTGTAGATGATGATACCGTATACCGCCTTGGCGCAATGCTGCTCGATCTGGAGGACCCGTCCAAGGTGCTCGCCAGAACGAAGGAATTCATCATGGAGCCTGAGACGTACTATGAGAAGTTCGGCTATCAGATTCCCAATGTTATTTTCCCCACCGGCTGTGTGCTGGATGACGGCATCCTGCACATCTACTATGGCGTAACCGATACGGCGATTGCGCTGGCAACTGTTCCGCTCTCCGACATGCTGGAGCATCTGCTGGGACAGGGCGGTATTGTAAATGAACTGCAATTGTGA
- a CDS encoding extracellular solute-binding protein, with protein sequence MVTMKQTKKAALLGLTGALALFTAACGNGNTGNAGNTGAGGNGEETITLNMMHPWTSPNVDNEVYKARIAKFEAEHPNIVIKQDGVPSAQYKTKLRTLAAANNLADINVVWPGADLEPLVEGSLVEPIDGLMDNWKSILPESALAGFNIGGKQYAVPTKQTFVDIIYYNKDMFAQVGYTEFPDTYDKLIDAVTKLKAAGITPISLGNKEQWPLQSSYLSIIGDRFTGSDFLTKVINKEAKFTDPDFVKAIAVIDELTKLGAFNTDANNMDSVQGQDYFIQGKAAMHISSSTVDARIRINNDEGDKFGIALFPSVEGGKGDPVKSAGVVQYGIAIKSGLNEKTKAAAEEFMKYFVNEDLYKELIRNGVVVPATVEIPEDASPYLKEMLELTGKGTAPVFDSIIPTQVVDVVQNGIQALTVGRGTPEKVAADAQEAIDQMN encoded by the coding sequence ATGGTGACAATGAAACAGACCAAAAAAGCAGCGTTACTTGGCTTAACCGGCGCGCTGGCTTTGTTCACAGCAGCATGCGGCAACGGCAACACCGGCAATGCAGGGAATACTGGAGCGGGCGGAAATGGCGAAGAGACCATCACCCTGAATATGATGCATCCCTGGACATCGCCCAATGTAGATAACGAAGTGTACAAGGCACGGATCGCCAAATTTGAAGCGGAGCACCCGAACATTGTCATCAAGCAGGACGGAGTGCCTTCCGCACAATACAAAACCAAGCTGCGCACCCTGGCCGCCGCCAACAATCTGGCAGACATCAATGTGGTATGGCCCGGAGCGGATCTGGAGCCGCTGGTCGAAGGAAGTCTGGTGGAGCCGATCGATGGTCTGATGGATAACTGGAAATCGATTTTGCCGGAGAGCGCATTGGCCGGGTTCAATATCGGCGGCAAGCAGTATGCGGTACCGACCAAGCAGACCTTCGTAGACATTATTTATTACAACAAAGATATGTTCGCGCAAGTAGGTTATACAGAATTCCCTGATACGTACGATAAGCTCATCGATGCAGTGACCAAGCTGAAAGCGGCGGGAATTACCCCAATCTCGCTGGGCAATAAGGAGCAATGGCCGCTGCAGTCCTCCTATCTGTCCATTATCGGGGACCGCTTTACCGGCAGTGACTTCCTCACCAAGGTGATCAATAAGGAAGCGAAGTTTACCGACCCGGATTTCGTCAAAGCGATTGCCGTCATTGATGAGCTGACCAAGCTGGGGGCCTTCAATACCGACGCCAACAATATGGATTCGGTGCAAGGGCAGGATTATTTCATTCAGGGAAAAGCAGCTATGCACATCTCTTCCTCCACCGTTGATGCGAGAATCCGGATTAACAATGACGAAGGCGACAAGTTCGGCATTGCCCTGTTCCCGAGCGTGGAGGGCGGCAAAGGAGATCCGGTAAAGAGTGCGGGTGTGGTGCAGTACGGCATCGCCATCAAGAGCGGGCTGAATGAGAAGACCAAAGCGGCTGCTGAGGAATTCATGAAGTATTTTGTCAACGAGGACCTGTACAAGGAGCTGATCCGCAACGGAGTGGTCGTTCCGGCCACGGTTGAAATTCCCGAGGATGCCAGCCCGTATCTGAAGGAGATGCTTGAGCTGACCGGCAAAGGCACAGCCCCTGTATTCGACAGTATCATTCCGACACAAGTGGTTGACGTTGTACAGAATGGGATCCAGGCGCTGACCGTAGGCCGTGGCACACCTGAGAAGGTCGCGGCGGATGCGCAGGAAGCTATAGACCAAATGAACTAA
- a CDS encoding sugar ABC transporter permease — protein sequence MHTLKQNKLAIFIGLFPALVIYLGIAIIPIGISLYYSVMDWNGIGKMTFIGLDNYSRILTDDTFWLSVQNNVVIMLTGLVGQLPLGLIMAMLLNKGLKGSGFFRTVGFMPVVISSVMVSLIWGMIYNTEYGMLNSMLAFFGLESWQQNWLGDMKWSMLSISVAYIWQNCGLYMVIFLAALQNIPDEVNEAAELDGATGFRRTLHITIPMLRSTIMVAVVYSISNSFRVFDLIQVLTGGGPAHQTEVMTLYMYNSAFMNLRYGYGSAVSILILLFSLIVITIVNRLGREKDA from the coding sequence GTGCATACGCTTAAGCAAAATAAACTGGCGATCTTTATCGGATTATTTCCGGCGCTGGTCATCTATCTGGGAATTGCGATCATACCGATCGGCATTTCGCTCTACTACTCGGTGATGGACTGGAACGGGATCGGCAAGATGACTTTTATCGGCCTGGACAACTATTCCCGCATTCTTACGGATGATACGTTCTGGCTGTCTGTACAGAATAACGTTGTTATTATGCTGACGGGGCTGGTCGGCCAGCTTCCGCTGGGATTGATCATGGCTATGCTGCTGAACAAGGGGCTGAAGGGCTCAGGCTTTTTCCGTACCGTAGGGTTCATGCCTGTGGTTATCTCGTCCGTCATGGTTTCCTTAATTTGGGGCATGATCTATAACACGGAATACGGGATGCTGAACAGCATGCTGGCCTTCTTCGGACTGGAGAGCTGGCAGCAGAACTGGCTGGGGGATATGAAGTGGTCGATGCTGTCCATCAGTGTGGCCTACATTTGGCAGAACTGCGGTCTGTATATGGTTATTTTCCTGGCCGCCCTGCAGAATATCCCGGATGAGGTCAATGAGGCGGCCGAGCTGGATGGAGCAACCGGCTTCCGGCGCACCCTGCATATCACGATTCCGATGCTCCGCAGCACCATCATGGTAGCGGTAGTCTACAGCATCAGCAACTCTTTCCGTGTATTTGATCTGATTCAGGTACTGACCGGCGGCGGGCCGGCGCATCAGACGGAGGTCATGACGCTCTATATGTACAATAGCGCATTTATGAATTTGCGTTACGGCTACGGCAGTGCGGTATCGATTCTGATTCTGCTGTTCAGTCTGATCGTGATCACTATCGTCAACCGGCTGGGCCGGGAGAAGGATGCCTGA
- a CDS encoding carbohydrate ABC transporter permease, whose translation MNKKTPLFKIMAYTFLSLFAIMNIIPIFWMIVNSFKEEQEYAANPFSFPATLHFSNYTKAWEIANMNIYFLNSLLITFVSLVVTVLLGSLAAYFLARFTFKLRGFTYALFLLGMLVPIHATLIPIFLIMQKMSLIDTYLSLILPYTAFHLSLTVFILEGFMRGFPKDLEESGIMDGAGVFRIFWSIILPITRPAMATVVILNFIYNWNEYLFALVLITSNSLKTLPLGLANFVGVETASYTLQMSALTIALVPILIFYLLLQKQLVTGMTAGAVKG comes from the coding sequence GTGAATAAAAAAACACCGTTATTCAAAATCATGGCCTACACTTTTTTGAGTCTGTTCGCTATTATGAATATAATTCCGATCTTCTGGATGATCGTCAATTCGTTTAAGGAAGAGCAGGAATATGCAGCCAATCCGTTCTCTTTCCCGGCCACACTGCATTTCTCCAACTACACTAAGGCTTGGGAAATTGCCAATATGAATATTTATTTCCTGAACAGTCTGCTGATTACGTTCGTGTCGCTGGTGGTGACCGTGCTGCTGGGCTCGCTTGCCGCCTATTTCCTGGCCCGGTTCACCTTCAAGCTCCGCGGCTTCACGTATGCGCTGTTTCTGCTCGGCATGCTGGTGCCGATTCATGCTACACTGATTCCGATCTTTTTGATTATGCAAAAAATGAGTCTGATCGATACGTACTTATCGCTAATTCTGCCTTATACGGCATTTCACCTGTCGCTGACGGTGTTTATTCTGGAGGGCTTTATGCGGGGCTTTCCCAAGGATCTGGAAGAGTCGGGGATTATGGATGGAGCGGGTGTATTCCGCATTTTCTGGTCGATTATTCTGCCGATCACGCGCCCGGCTATGGCTACCGTCGTGATTCTGAACTTTATTTACAACTGGAATGAATATTTATTCGCGCTCGTGCTGATCACCTCCAATTCGCTCAAGACGCTGCCGCTGGGGCTGGCGAATTTTGTCGGCGTGGAGACGGCGAGCTATACGCTGCAGATGTCGGCGCTGACCATTGCACTTGTTCCCATACTGATCTTTTATCTGCTGCTGCAGAAGCAGCTGGTAACCGGCATGACCGCCGGAGCGGTTAAGGGCTAA
- a CDS encoding sensor histidine kinase, translating to MKTRWIRSGNFGLKRKAMVIFLLLVILPTIGVGVIVQYKYNKVLREQFINSTRRNLDNVTSQLGEQTKMVEDIADYFILSPDMRNFLRSYPPLEVEQRAVYKRNIEDFLTFQLMSRSYIRSIEISGYNGNTIEMGEPFSGDEGKWEHEAVARKGGILWTEGYPLYSSWNGQVRVLSMIRILNSFSEITKPLGRLTIRLDEASIAAQLEKGVLGAGYGSVFVMGGAGDLILESVNRLPDSYVPGRELMQTLTASSSKLATAVIGGKRYLSMYNQIENSDWKVVVIISEEKMAEEFRSVKIVMSVILTAILVLALAALVGFHYTIIRPILRLKIETGRVAGGDFSARVPVNSQDEIAELGSKFNEMVVTIQQLIDHKYKLELRERESELKLMQNQMDPHFLYNTLDMIRWTARLEQAEQSSQLIEMLSRFFRASVNNGSYQTTVGKEMDFVQAYLYLQQYRLGDKLSYSLHLEPGIEEAVTLKATIQPLVENAVKHGLDRSKPLYRIEVKAYTSGDEIRIDVTDNGTGMSQDRLREIEAGLHHRPSMRVSGHEGALRNIHERLSIFFGQDYGLRIINTSGEGTGIRVTLPLRQSTSEGAEDHEQ from the coding sequence ATGAAGACACGCTGGATAAGGTCCGGTAATTTCGGCTTAAAACGCAAGGCTATGGTGATCTTTCTGCTACTTGTCATTCTGCCGACCATCGGGGTCGGGGTCATTGTTCAATATAAATACAATAAGGTGCTCCGCGAGCAGTTCATCAATTCAACCCGCCGCAACCTTGACAATGTGACCAGCCAGCTTGGCGAGCAGACTAAAATGGTGGAGGATATCGCCGATTATTTCATTCTGAGTCCCGACATGCGGAACTTTCTCCGCAGCTATCCGCCGCTTGAAGTTGAACAAAGGGCTGTATATAAGCGTAATATCGAGGATTTCCTGACGTTTCAATTAATGTCGCGAAGCTATATCCGCTCCATTGAAATCTCCGGCTACAACGGTAACACCATTGAGATGGGGGAGCCGTTCAGCGGGGATGAAGGGAAGTGGGAGCATGAGGCGGTGGCCCGCAAAGGCGGGATTCTCTGGACCGAGGGCTACCCGCTCTACAGCTCCTGGAATGGGCAGGTGAGGGTGCTCTCCATGATCCGCATCCTGAATTCCTTCAGTGAAATTACGAAGCCGCTCGGCAGGCTGACCATCCGGCTGGATGAGGCGAGTATCGCTGCCCAGCTTGAAAAAGGTGTGCTGGGGGCCGGTTACGGCAGCGTGTTCGTGATGGGCGGAGCCGGTGATCTGATCCTGGAATCCGTCAACCGTCTGCCGGACAGCTATGTTCCGGGCCGGGAGCTGATGCAGACGCTAACGGCGTCCAGCAGCAAGCTTGCCACCGCAGTAATCGGGGGTAAGCGTTACCTGAGTATGTACAATCAAATTGAAAATTCCGACTGGAAAGTGGTCGTTATCATCTCTGAAGAGAAGATGGCTGAGGAATTCCGCAGCGTCAAGATCGTGATGTCGGTTATCCTGACTGCCATCCTGGTGCTGGCACTCGCTGCGCTTGTCGGATTCCACTATACCATTATCCGGCCGATTCTGCGGCTGAAGATCGAGACAGGGCGTGTCGCCGGCGGTGACTTCAGCGCCAGGGTGCCTGTTAACTCCCAGGATGAAATCGCCGAGCTGGGCAGCAAGTTCAACGAGATGGTTGTAACCATACAGCAGCTTATAGATCATAAATACAAGCTGGAGCTTCGGGAACGGGAGTCGGAGCTGAAGCTGATGCAGAATCAGATGGACCCTCATTTTCTGTACAACACCCTGGATATGATCCGCTGGACAGCCCGTCTGGAGCAGGCGGAGCAATCCAGCCAGCTGATCGAAATGCTGTCCAGATTCTTCCGCGCCAGCGTCAATAACGGCAGCTATCAGACGACGGTGGGCAAGGAAATGGATTTCGTCCAGGCTTATTTGTATTTACAACAGTATAGACTAGGTGACAAGCTGTCTTATTCACTGCATCTGGAGCCTGGTATTGAAGAGGCGGTTACGCTGAAGGCCACCATCCAGCCGCTGGTGGAGAACGCGGTTAAGCATGGCTTAGACCGGAGCAAGCCACTCTATAGGATTGAAGTGAAGGCATATACCTCCGGAGATGAAATCCGGATTGATGTGACCGACAACGGAACAGGCATGTCCCAAGACCGGCTGCGGGAAATAGAAGCCGGCCTCCACCACAGGCCTTCCATGCGGGTAAGCGGCCACGAAGGGGCGCTGCGCAATATTCATGAACGGCTGTCCATTTTCTTCGGACAGGATTACGGGCTGCGGATTATCAATACTTCGGGTGAGGGCACGGGCATCCGTGTCACGCTCCCGCTGCGGCAGTCCACAAGCGAGGGGGCAGAAGATCATGAGCAATAA
- a CDS encoding response regulator has product MSNNGRIDTKVLKMLIVDDEPVICKGLRLTVDWAALGIEVIGEAYDGEEALQMMGQHEVNFVLSDIRMAGMDGLQLAEQVGQRYPEARMIIISGYEDFDYARQAIRLGVNDYLLKPVNIDELTGVVAKLAEDIRQQKQEGGKDELKLWLTNMARHGMAYRKAAPSSLQGAEFRILASQLGCFHERYGGLGQEAYEQLQERWISSLHGRLALPGLKLVSIFDHENLLITLAVSERRLEPPEWREWLDGFVPGLIPGAELHGGVSRAYTDAAETAERCAEAAELLRYAVLGNSAVLEEDVIRQWSGTREPAVLDIAGMVQSLVAALFKQDAQETGELVSEMLNFFKRESYLLHEIVTVYEELFALLRQRLRKSGITGMDYGRQSPDLYLYNSYDALQALILKDMADLLELIEQNGTDRSYWIVEKAKRYIEAQYLTDLKASEVAAWLKITPSYFSYIFKQSTGKGFTEYMNGLRIEQAKALLAETHDKVFEIADKVGYKEYKYFVTVFKSYTGMTPKEYRGLRAGKD; this is encoded by the coding sequence ATGAGCAATAACGGACGAATAGACACCAAGGTGCTTAAAATGCTGATTGTCGATGATGAGCCGGTCATTTGCAAGGGACTTCGCTTAACCGTCGATTGGGCTGCGCTGGGGATAGAGGTCATTGGAGAAGCCTATGACGGTGAGGAAGCGCTGCAGATGATGGGGCAGCATGAAGTGAATTTTGTACTGTCGGACATCAGGATGGCCGGTATGGACGGTCTGCAGCTTGCCGAGCAGGTAGGGCAGCGTTATCCGGAAGCCCGCATGATCATCATCAGCGGCTATGAGGATTTCGATTATGCGCGCCAGGCGATCCGGCTCGGGGTCAACGATTATTTGCTGAAGCCGGTTAATATAGACGAGCTTACCGGCGTAGTGGCGAAGCTGGCAGAGGATATCCGGCAGCAGAAGCAGGAGGGCGGCAAGGATGAATTGAAGCTCTGGCTGACCAACATGGCCCGGCACGGAATGGCCTACCGCAAGGCAGCCCCTTCTTCGCTGCAGGGAGCGGAGTTTAGAATTCTCGCATCGCAGCTCGGCTGCTTTCATGAGCGTTATGGCGGGCTTGGGCAGGAGGCGTATGAACAGCTTCAGGAACGGTGGATAAGCAGCCTTCACGGGCGGCTCGCGCTTCCCGGCCTGAAGCTTGTCTCTATCTTCGATCATGAGAACCTGCTGATTACGCTGGCCGTATCGGAGCGGAGGCTGGAGCCGCCGGAATGGCGTGAATGGCTGGACGGCTTCGTTCCCGGGCTGATCCCGGGGGCGGAGCTGCATGGCGGGGTATCCCGGGCTTATACCGATGCCGCAGAGACGGCAGAGCGCTGTGCGGAAGCCGCAGAGCTGCTGCGCTATGCGGTGCTGGGGAACTCTGCGGTGCTGGAGGAAGACGTTATCCGGCAATGGAGCGGTACAAGGGAGCCTGCAGTGCTGGACATTGCCGGCATGGTACAGAGTCTGGTGGCCGCTCTGTTCAAACAGGATGCCCAGGAGACCGGGGAGCTGGTTTCGGAGATGCTGAATTTTTTCAAGCGTGAATCGTATTTGCTGCATGAGATCGTGACCGTGTACGAGGAGCTGTTCGCCCTGCTTCGGCAGAGGCTGCGCAAGAGCGGAATCACCGGTATGGATTATGGCCGGCAGTCACCGGATCTCTATCTATATAACTCTTACGATGCTCTGCAGGCGCTGATCCTTAAAGACATGGCCGACTTGCTTGAGCTGATCGAGCAGAACGGGACCGACCGCTCCTACTGGATTGTCGAGAAGGCCAAGCGTTACATTGAAGCCCAATACCTTACGGACCTTAAGGCATCCGAGGTTGCGGCCTGGCTGAAGATTACGCCCAGCTATTTCAGCTATATTTTCAAGCAGAGTACAGGCAAAGGCTTCACGGAATATATGAACGGGCTGCGGATCGAGCAGGCTAAGGCACTGCTGGCAGAGACACATG